One window of Quercus robur chromosome 5, dhQueRobu3.1, whole genome shotgun sequence genomic DNA carries:
- the LOC126726369 gene encoding protein SRG1-like isoform X3, producing the protein MEPEITTLGSSIPVPCVQELAKETTSTVPPRYVRFPNEPPIISDTTSLPQVPVIDMQRLFSAEFVDTELEKLHYASKEWGFFQLINHGVSISLVEKVKLGIQELFNLPREEKKKLWQLPGDLEGFGQAFVVSEEQKLDWGDMFYMVTRPIHLRKPHLFPKIPLPFKDNLDAYSTELKDLAMKILEQMAKALGMEHNDMRSLFEEGFQAMRMNYYPPCPQPELAIGLNAHSDAVGLTILLQVNEMEGLQIRKDGRWISVKPLPNAFIVNIGDILEIVTNGIYRSIEHRATVNSAKERLSVATFYNPSLEADMGPAPSLITPESPALFKRIGVADYFRELFSRKLDGKAFIDSMRIQKGT; encoded by the exons ATGGAACCAGAAATAACGACGCTAGGGAGCTCTATCCCAGTTCCTTGTGTTCAAGAGCTAGCAAAGGAGACGACAAGCACAGTCCCACCACGTTATGTGCGTTTTCCTAATGAGCCTCCCATCATATCTGACACCACTTCTCTACCCCAAGTCCCAGTTATCGACATGCAAAG GttattttctgcagaatttgtGGACACAGAGTTGGAGAAGTTACACTATGCAAGCAAGGAATGGGGTTTCTTCCAG TTAATTAATCATGGGGTGAGCATTTCATTGGTGGAGAAGGTGAAATTAGGCATTCAAGAACTCTTTAATCTGCCaagggaagagaagaagaagttatgGCAATTACCAGGAGATCTTGAGGGGTTTGGACAGGCCTTTGTTGTGTCTGAGGAACAAAAGCTTGATTGGGGAGACATGTTCTACATGGTCACGCGTCCAATCCATTTGAGAAAGCCTCACTTGTTTCCCAAGATCCCACTCCCATTcaa AGATAACTTAGACGCTTACTCAACAGAGCTTAAAGACCTTGCCATGAAAATACTTGAACAGATGGCAAAAGCTCTAGGAATGGAACATAATGACATGAGGAGCCTGTTTGAAGAAGGGTTTCAAGCAATGAGGATGAACTACTATCCTCCATGCCCACAACCTGAGCTTGCGATTGGCCTCAATGCTCACTCAGATGCTGTGGGCTTAACAATCCTCCTCCAAGTCAATGAAATGGAAGGCCTCCAGATAAGGAAAGATGGGAGGTGGATTTCAGTCAAACCTCTCCCTAATGCCTTTATTGTCAACATTGGCGACATTTTGGAG ATTGTGACGAATGGAATTTACCGTAGCATCGAGCATCGGGCAACTGTTAACTCAGCAAAGGAGAGGCTCTCTGTGGCCACATTTTACAACCCAAGCCTAGAAGCAGATATGGGTCCAGCACCAAGCCTTATTACTCCAGAATCTCCAGCATTGTTCAAAAGAATAGGCGTTGCTGATTATTTCAGGGAACTTTTCTCACGCAAACTCGATGGAAAGGCATTCATTGATTCCATGAGGATCCAGAAAGGCACTTAA
- the LOC126726369 gene encoding protein SRG1-like isoform X1, with amino-acid sequence MWWTFSTLGINLKFTVLCSGAKTLSSFSLGFLGAMEPEITTLGSSIPVPCVQELAKESTSTVPPRYVRFPNEPPIISDTTSLPQVPVIDMQRLFSAEFVDTELEKLHYASKEWGFFQLINHGVSISLVEKVKLGIQELFNLPREEKKKLWQLPGDLEGFGQAFVVSEEQKLDWGDMFYMVTRPIHLRKPHLFPKIPLPFKDNLDAYSTELKDLAMKILEQMAKALGMEHNDMRSLFEEGFQAMRMNYYPPCPQPELAIGLNAHSDAVGLTILLQVNEMEGLQIRKDGRWISVKPLPNAFIVNIGDILEIVTNGIYRSIEHRATVNSAKERLSVATFYNPSLEADMGPAPSLITPESPALFKRIGVADYFRELFSRKLDGKAFIDSMRIQKGT; translated from the exons ATGTGGTGGACCTTTTCAACTCTTGGTATAAATTTAAAGTTCACGGTTCTCTGTTCAGGAGCTAAGACTTTAAGCTCTTTCTCTTTGGGTTTTCTTGGAGCTATGGAACCAGAAATAACGACGCTAGGGAGCTCTATCCCAGTTCCTTGTGTTCAAGAGCTAGCAAAGGAGTCGACAAGCACAGTCCCACCACGTTATGTGCGTTTTCCTAATGAGCCTCCCATCATATCTGACACCACTTCTTTACCCCAAGTCCCAGTCATCGACATGCAAAGGttattttctgcagaatttgtGGACACAGAGTTGGAGAAGTTACACTATGCAAGCAAGGAATGGGGTTTCTTCCAG TTAATTAATCATGGGGTGAGCATTTCATTGGTGGAGAAGGTGAAATTAGGCATTCAAGAACTCTTTAATCTGCCaagggaagagaagaagaagttatgGCAATTACCAGGAGATCTTGAGGGGTTTGGACAGGCCTTTGTTGTGTCTGAGGAACAAAAGCTTGATTGGGGAGACATGTTCTACATGGTCACGCGTCCAATCCATTTGAGAAAGCCTCACTTGTTTCCCAAGATCCCACTCCCATTcaa AGATAACTTAGACGCTTACTCAACAGAGCTTAAAGACCTTGCCATGAAAATACTTGAACAGATGGCAAAAGCTCTAGGAATGGAACATAATGACATGAGGAGCCTGTTTGAAGAAGGGTTTCAAGCAATGAGGATGAACTACTATCCTCCATGCCCACAACCTGAGCTTGCGATTGGCCTCAATGCTCACTCAGATGCTGTGGGCTTAACAATCCTCCTCCAAGTCAATGAAATGGAAGGCCTCCAGATAAGGAAAGATGGGAGGTGGATTTCAGTCAAACCTCTCCCTAATGCCTTTATTGTCAACATTGGCGACATTTTGGAG ATTGTGACGAATGGAATTTACCGTAGCATCGAGCATCGGGCAACTGTTAACTCAGCAAAGGAGAGGCTCTCTGTGGCCACATTTTACAACCCAAGCCTAGAAGCAGATATGGGTCCAGCACCAAGCCTTATTACTCCAGAATCTCCAGCATTGTTCAAAAGAATAGGCGTTGCTGATTATTTCAGGGAACTTTTCTCACGCAAACTCGATGGAAAGGCATTCATTGATTCCATGAGGATCCAGAAAGGCACTTAA
- the LOC126726369 gene encoding protein SRG1-like isoform X2, with translation MAHKPAYFVPGAKTLSSFSLGFLGAMEPEITTLGSSIPVPCVQELAKESTSTVPPRYVRFPNEPPIISDTTSLPQVPVIDMQRLFSAEFVDTELEKLHYASKEWGFFQLINHGVSISLVEKVKLGIQELFNLPREEKKKLWQLPGDLEGFGQAFVVSEEQKLDWGDMFYMVTRPIHLRKPHLFPKIPLPFKDNLDAYSTELKDLAMKILEQMAKALGMEHNDMRSLFEEGFQAMRMNYYPPCPQPELAIGLNAHSDAVGLTILLQVNEMEGLQIRKDGRWISVKPLPNAFIVNIGDILEIVTNGIYRSIEHRATVNSAKERLSVATFYNPSLEADMGPAPSLITPESPALFKRIGVADYFRELFSRKLDGKAFIDSMRIQKGT, from the exons GAGCTAAGACTTTAAGCTCTTTCTCTTTGGGTTTTCTTGGAGCTATGGAACCAGAAATAACGACGCTAGGGAGCTCTATCCCAGTTCCTTGTGTTCAAGAGCTAGCAAAGGAGTCGACAAGCACAGTCCCACCACGTTATGTGCGTTTTCCTAATGAGCCTCCCATCATATCTGACACCACTTCTTTACCCCAAGTCCCAGTCATCGACATGCAAAGGttattttctgcagaatttgtGGACACAGAGTTGGAGAAGTTACACTATGCAAGCAAGGAATGGGGTTTCTTCCAG TTAATTAATCATGGGGTGAGCATTTCATTGGTGGAGAAGGTGAAATTAGGCATTCAAGAACTCTTTAATCTGCCaagggaagagaagaagaagttatgGCAATTACCAGGAGATCTTGAGGGGTTTGGACAGGCCTTTGTTGTGTCTGAGGAACAAAAGCTTGATTGGGGAGACATGTTCTACATGGTCACGCGTCCAATCCATTTGAGAAAGCCTCACTTGTTTCCCAAGATCCCACTCCCATTcaa AGATAACTTAGACGCTTACTCAACAGAGCTTAAAGACCTTGCCATGAAAATACTTGAACAGATGGCAAAAGCTCTAGGAATGGAACATAATGACATGAGGAGCCTGTTTGAAGAAGGGTTTCAAGCAATGAGGATGAACTACTATCCTCCATGCCCACAACCTGAGCTTGCGATTGGCCTCAATGCTCACTCAGATGCTGTGGGCTTAACAATCCTCCTCCAAGTCAATGAAATGGAAGGCCTCCAGATAAGGAAAGATGGGAGGTGGATTTCAGTCAAACCTCTCCCTAATGCCTTTATTGTCAACATTGGCGACATTTTGGAG ATTGTGACGAATGGAATTTACCGTAGCATCGAGCATCGGGCAACTGTTAACTCAGCAAAGGAGAGGCTCTCTGTGGCCACATTTTACAACCCAAGCCTAGAAGCAGATATGGGTCCAGCACCAAGCCTTATTACTCCAGAATCTCCAGCATTGTTCAAAAGAATAGGCGTTGCTGATTATTTCAGGGAACTTTTCTCACGCAAACTCGATGGAAAGGCATTCATTGATTCCATGAGGATCCAGAAAGGCACTTAA
- the LOC126726369 gene encoding protein SRG1-like isoform X4 translates to MEPEITTLGSSIPVPCVQELAKESTSTVPPRYVRFPNEPPIISDTTSLPQVPVIDMQRLFSAEFVDTELEKLHYASKEWGFFQLINHGVSISLVEKVKLGIQELFNLPREEKKKLWQLPGDLEGFGQAFVVSEEQKLDWGDMFYMVTRPIHLRKPHLFPKIPLPFKDNLDAYSTELKDLAMKILEQMAKALGMEHNDMRSLFEEGFQAMRMNYYPPCPQPELAIGLNAHSDAVGLTILLQVNEMEGLQIRKDGRWISVKPLPNAFIVNIGDILEIVTNGIYRSIEHRATVNSAKERLSVATFYNPSLEADMGPAPSLITPESPALFKRIGVADYFRELFSRKLDGKAFIDSMRIQKGT, encoded by the exons ATGGAACCAGAAATAACGACGCTAGGGAGCTCTATCCCAGTTCCTTGTGTTCAAGAGCTAGCAAAGGAGTCGACAAGCACAGTCCCACCACGTTATGTGCGTTTTCCTAATGAGCCTCCCATCATATCTGACACCACTTCTTTACCCCAAGTCCCAGTCATCGACATGCAAAGGttattttctgcagaatttgtGGACACAGAGTTGGAGAAGTTACACTATGCAAGCAAGGAATGGGGTTTCTTCCAG TTAATTAATCATGGGGTGAGCATTTCATTGGTGGAGAAGGTGAAATTAGGCATTCAAGAACTCTTTAATCTGCCaagggaagagaagaagaagttatgGCAATTACCAGGAGATCTTGAGGGGTTTGGACAGGCCTTTGTTGTGTCTGAGGAACAAAAGCTTGATTGGGGAGACATGTTCTACATGGTCACGCGTCCAATCCATTTGAGAAAGCCTCACTTGTTTCCCAAGATCCCACTCCCATTcaa AGATAACTTAGACGCTTACTCAACAGAGCTTAAAGACCTTGCCATGAAAATACTTGAACAGATGGCAAAAGCTCTAGGAATGGAACATAATGACATGAGGAGCCTGTTTGAAGAAGGGTTTCAAGCAATGAGGATGAACTACTATCCTCCATGCCCACAACCTGAGCTTGCGATTGGCCTCAATGCTCACTCAGATGCTGTGGGCTTAACAATCCTCCTCCAAGTCAATGAAATGGAAGGCCTCCAGATAAGGAAAGATGGGAGGTGGATTTCAGTCAAACCTCTCCCTAATGCCTTTATTGTCAACATTGGCGACATTTTGGAG ATTGTGACGAATGGAATTTACCGTAGCATCGAGCATCGGGCAACTGTTAACTCAGCAAAGGAGAGGCTCTCTGTGGCCACATTTTACAACCCAAGCCTAGAAGCAGATATGGGTCCAGCACCAAGCCTTATTACTCCAGAATCTCCAGCATTGTTCAAAAGAATAGGCGTTGCTGATTATTTCAGGGAACTTTTCTCACGCAAACTCGATGGAAAGGCATTCATTGATTCCATGAGGATCCAGAAAGGCACTTAA